The following proteins are encoded in a genomic region of Necator americanus strain Aroian chromosome II, whole genome shotgun sequence:
- a CDS encoding hypothetical protein (NECATOR_CHRII.G8004.T1) gives MTSTRTILLCIVFVIIYACAEENNKVVKQVQFSRNMPAWRSSVRVRQVQGDFPGLSSFYGSRPRLFNFNKRYYDMYDKQER, from the exons ATGACCTCCACTCGTACAATTCTGCTTTGCATAGTGTTTGTGATTATTTATGCTTGtgcagaagaaaacaacaaagttGTCAAG CAAGTTCAATTCAGCCGAAATATGCCAGCATGGCGTTCATCAGTGCGAGTTAGGCAG GTGCAGGGCGATTTCCCGGGCTTGTCTTCCTTCTACGGCTCGCGACCTCGACTTTTTAACTTCAACAAGCGATACTATGATATGTATGACAAACAAGAACGCTAA